Proteins from a single region of Lysinibacillus sp. JNUCC-52:
- a CDS encoding iron-hydroxamate ABC transporter substrate-binding protein has translation MKRFIIPFILMCVLFLSACGNSTKNQAAGDANKEDKSETITYQSENGPIEVPAHPKRVVVLTGNAGDVISLGVNIVGVDEWSKASPLFKEQLKDVTTVSDEDLETIIELEPDLIIGGSDNNNLDRLKKIAPTVTYTYNKVDYLTQHLEIGKLLNKEKEAQDWIDDFKSRATTVGNKIKAKVGENSTVTVMESYDKDIGILGNSWGRGTEVLYQAMGLKMPEKVKEMTTKEGYYMISSEVLPDYVGDYLVVSKYNDQDNSYQKTELYKEMPAVKNDHVIEVDGNAFMFNDSLTLDYQLEYFEEQFLK, from the coding sequence TTGAAAAGATTTATAATACCTTTCATTTTGATGTGTGTGCTTTTTCTTAGTGCCTGTGGCAATAGTACAAAGAATCAGGCAGCAGGGGATGCAAATAAAGAGGATAAAAGTGAAACAATTACATATCAATCTGAAAATGGACCTATTGAAGTACCCGCTCATCCGAAAAGGGTAGTAGTTTTAACTGGTAATGCAGGTGACGTAATCTCATTGGGCGTCAATATCGTAGGGGTAGACGAGTGGTCTAAGGCAAGTCCGTTATTTAAAGAGCAATTAAAAGATGTTACAACTGTGTCAGATGAGGATTTAGAGACAATTATTGAATTAGAACCAGATTTAATTATTGGAGGCAGCGATAATAATAACTTAGATAGGTTGAAAAAAATTGCCCCAACAGTTACCTATACGTACAATAAAGTTGATTATTTAACACAGCATTTAGAAATTGGTAAATTGCTAAACAAAGAAAAAGAAGCTCAAGACTGGATTGATGACTTTAAAAGCCGTGCCACTACTGTAGGAAATAAAATTAAAGCAAAAGTTGGCGAAAATTCAACGGTGACTGTAATGGAAAGCTATGATAAAGATATAGGTATTCTTGGAAATAGTTGGGGAAGAGGCACTGAGGTTCTTTATCAGGCAATGGGTCTGAAAATGCCTGAAAAAGTAAAAGAAATGACGACTAAAGAAGGATACTACATGATATCATCTGAAGTATTACCTGACTATGTTGGAGACTACTTGGTTGTGAGTAAATACAATGACCAAGATAATTCCTATCAAAAAACAGAACTATATAAAGAAATGCCTGCAGTGAAGAACGACCATGTAATTGAAGTGGATGGAAATGCCTTTATGTTTAACGATTCTCTAACTTTAGATTACCAGCTGGAATATTTTGAAGAACAATTTTTAAAGTAA
- a CDS encoding response regulator transcription factor: MNILICDDDKEIVRAISVYLENEGYQVYKAYNGIEAIELIRDHVIHLIIMDIMMPKMDGITATMKIRQDNMIPLIMLSAKSEDYDKILGLNIGADDYMAKPFNPLELVARVKSQLRRYTAFGSLDVSSHVFQTGGLMIDDEKKVITVDKQAVHLTPVQYKILKLLTANTGRVFTIEEIYEKVWNESAVNPENTVAVHIRKIREKIEINPKEPRYLKVVWGVGYKVEKY; encoded by the coding sequence TTGAACATTTTGATTTGTGATGATGATAAAGAAATTGTAAGGGCTATTAGCGTCTATTTGGAGAATGAGGGCTATCAAGTATACAAAGCTTACAATGGTATAGAGGCAATCGAACTTATTCGAGATCACGTTATTCACCTAATTATTATGGATATTATGATGCCGAAAATGGATGGCATTACGGCGACAATGAAAATTCGACAAGACAATATGATTCCGTTAATTATGCTTTCTGCTAAGTCGGAGGATTATGACAAAATACTCGGGTTAAATATTGGTGCAGATGATTATATGGCAAAGCCGTTTAATCCATTAGAACTTGTCGCAAGAGTGAAATCGCAGTTAAGAAGATACACAGCATTTGGCAGTCTTGATGTGAGCAGCCATGTATTTCAAACGGGTGGGCTTATGATTGATGATGAAAAGAAAGTCATTACCGTAGATAAACAAGCAGTTCATTTAACCCCAGTGCAGTATAAAATTTTAAAGCTTCTTACAGCAAATACGGGGAGAGTATTCACAATCGAAGAGATTTATGAAAAGGTATGGAATGAAAGTGCCGTTAATCCAGAAAATACGGTGGCAGTACATATTCGGAAGATTCGAGAAAAGATTGAAATAAATCCGAAAGAGCCGAGGTATTTAAAAGTTGTATGGGGAGTTGGATATAAAGTTGAAAAATATTAG
- a CDS encoding HAMP domain-containing sensor histidine kinase gives MKNISHALITKVIVFLIAIACLTGTAKVIINMELNEVHLSSINQDNYFESIAFADESYSLISSLAQLIGTYKSEKNILSGKTLTKEDITQIEEDLYNEFQYSYKYNPNLSEVENRHNYQEEYADDIKSKKEERMREQARLFYRLLSTVEATEGIVYYASDGEHVFSNSELDKKEQFESFGAYMLFDDYQQKLYPHEMKKNKYLDYITQDVEKLNPQKDAIYVAYQESYLEQKMQEWEQNKEIAKSYLNEFILFLAGFILSFIYLVIVIGRTSFKDKIIHFHVIDKLYNDINIVLVACLSGMWVAMIVEVIREMNILLTVPIFIIVLLLILSLVKHVKNRSLLQHTLIYQILKKIFMMIKHVFDNGSMAVKIVLLVIGYPVVVAATFFMFPITLGLAAWFAMKKVKSLNRIKEGVEQIKNGDFHHRIEVDGKGEFSRLAENINSITDGLKKSVDNEIKSERLKTELITNVSHDIRTPLTSIITYVDLLKIEKDPQLIAEYIDVLDQKSKRLKHLTDDLFEAAKASSGSMPVQLERIDIVSLLKQGIGEMGEKIEASSLNFKLAHPTEKVYVKADGKLLWRSIENLFSNIFKYALPASRVYIDVEDLGNELLVTFKNISAYELNISVDELMERFTRGDESRSSQGSGLGLSIAESLIHIQHGKFLVQVDGDLFKAMIYLPKFE, from the coding sequence TTGAAAAATATTAGTCATGCACTTATTACGAAAGTAATTGTGTTTCTTATTGCCATCGCTTGTTTAACTGGTACAGCGAAGGTAATCATCAATATGGAATTAAATGAAGTACATCTTAGTAGTATCAACCAAGACAATTATTTTGAGAGCATAGCATTTGCTGATGAAAGTTATAGCCTTATTAGCTCTTTAGCGCAATTAATCGGAACGTATAAAAGTGAAAAAAATATTTTAAGTGGTAAGACACTAACAAAAGAAGATATTACACAAATTGAAGAAGATTTATATAATGAGTTTCAATATTCATACAAATATAATCCGAATTTGAGTGAAGTGGAAAATAGACACAACTATCAAGAAGAATATGCTGATGACATAAAAAGTAAAAAAGAAGAAAGAATGAGAGAACAAGCACGATTATTTTATCGTTTACTCAGCACAGTAGAAGCAACTGAAGGAATCGTCTATTATGCGAGCGATGGTGAACATGTATTCTCTAATAGTGAACTAGATAAAAAAGAGCAATTTGAGTCATTTGGTGCATATATGCTATTTGATGATTATCAACAAAAGCTTTATCCACATGAAATGAAAAAAAATAAGTATTTAGATTACATTACACAAGATGTGGAAAAGTTGAATCCACAAAAAGACGCTATTTATGTGGCGTATCAAGAATCTTACTTAGAGCAAAAAATGCAAGAATGGGAACAGAATAAAGAGATTGCTAAAAGTTATCTTAATGAATTTATCTTATTTCTAGCAGGGTTTATCTTATCATTTATTTACTTAGTAATAGTTATTGGAAGAACGTCATTTAAAGATAAAATAATTCATTTTCATGTCATTGATAAACTATATAATGATATCAATATTGTATTAGTTGCTTGTTTATCAGGGATGTGGGTGGCAATGATAGTTGAAGTGATAAGAGAAATGAACATACTGCTCACGGTACCTATTTTTATCATTGTATTGCTGCTGATTTTATCGCTCGTTAAGCATGTGAAAAACAGATCACTACTTCAACATACACTCATATATCAAATACTCAAAAAGATTTTTATGATGATAAAACATGTTTTTGATAATGGCAGTATGGCTGTGAAAATTGTGCTACTTGTTATTGGATATCCTGTAGTAGTTGCAGCAACATTTTTCATGTTTCCTATCACGCTAGGTTTAGCTGCTTGGTTTGCAATGAAAAAGGTGAAGTCGTTAAATCGCATTAAAGAGGGCGTAGAGCAAATTAAAAATGGAGATTTTCATCATCGAATAGAAGTAGATGGAAAAGGCGAGTTTAGCCGACTTGCAGAAAATATTAATAGTATTACAGATGGCTTAAAAAAATCGGTGGATAATGAGATTAAGAGCGAACGTTTAAAAACAGAACTCATTACAAATGTTTCGCATGATATCCGAACGCCTTTAACGTCTATTATTACGTATGTCGATTTATTAAAAATAGAAAAAGATCCACAATTAATTGCTGAATATATAGACGTTTTAGATCAAAAATCAAAAAGGCTCAAGCACTTAACCGATGATTTATTTGAAGCGGCAAAGGCGTCAAGTGGTAGTATGCCTGTCCAGCTAGAACGGATTGATATCGTATCATTACTAAAGCAAGGAATAGGGGAAATGGGTGAGAAAATCGAGGCGTCATCATTAAACTTTAAATTAGCCCATCCTACAGAAAAAGTGTATGTGAAGGCTGATGGTAAACTCCTATGGCGCTCCATTGAAAACCTATTCTCGAACATCTTTAAATACGCACTGCCTGCATCAAGGGTATATATTGATGTAGAAGATCTAGGTAATGAACTACTGGTCACATTTAAAAATATTTCCGCATATGAATTAAATATTTCCGTCGATGAGCTAATGGAACGTTTTACACGAGGCGATGAATCAAGATCAAGTCAAGGTAGCGGATTAGGGTTATCGATAGCGGAAAGCCTTATTCACATCCAACACGGTAAATTTTTAGTGCAAGTAGATGGTGATTTATTTAAGGCGATGATTTATTTACCGAAATTTGAATAA
- a CDS encoding MDR family MFS transporter, protein MKYEFLSQDPNVKTLPIMLSLIIGAFFAVLNETLLNIALTTLMHEFHITLPTVQWMATGFMLVMGIVIPISALMLQWFTTRQLFIGVMVTFTIGTIICAIAPSFPVLLVGRLIQAVGTGLLMPIIFNVFLLLYPPENRGKIMGIVGLIFTFAPAIGPTLSGVIVEYLGWRYLFIIVIPFALFSIVFASKYLTNISEVTKPKIDVLSIIFSTIGFGAIIYGFSAAGEKGFLNSTVYVTIIIGIIGVVFFSLRQFKLKEPVMNLRVFKYPMYTHAVFMFVIIIMAMFASEIILPIFMQGPLALTAATAGLVLLPGSLLNGLMSPFMGQLFDKFGPRVLMIPATLVLSATVFTLSRLTAETPIWIIVLCYILLMLSVSAIMMPAQTNGLNQLPKSLYPHGTAVMTTLQPVVGAIGVAVFISIMNAKQNHFLTKAANPSDPATISQAMVAGVELVYLIAFVITILAIILSFTVYRAVPKEMVEPTSDSKS, encoded by the coding sequence ATGAAATATGAATTCCTGTCACAGGATCCTAATGTTAAAACATTACCGATTATGCTATCGCTAATTATCGGTGCTTTTTTTGCAGTTTTAAACGAAACATTATTAAACATTGCATTAACGACATTAATGCATGAATTCCACATTACGTTGCCAACTGTACAGTGGATGGCAACTGGATTTATGCTTGTTATGGGGATCGTCATTCCGATTTCTGCCTTAATGTTACAGTGGTTTACAACGAGGCAATTGTTCATTGGTGTTATGGTTACGTTCACAATCGGAACAATTATTTGCGCAATTGCACCGAGCTTTCCTGTTTTATTAGTAGGTCGGTTAATCCAAGCAGTTGGAACAGGGCTATTAATGCCAATTATTTTTAATGTCTTTTTATTATTATATCCACCAGAAAATCGCGGCAAAATAATGGGGATTGTTGGTTTGATTTTTACGTTTGCACCTGCAATCGGACCGACTTTATCTGGTGTTATTGTTGAATATTTAGGCTGGCGCTATTTATTTATTATAGTGATTCCTTTCGCCTTATTTTCCATTGTTTTTGCTTCTAAATATTTGACGAATATTTCGGAGGTTACAAAACCGAAAATTGATGTTCTGTCTATTATCTTTTCAACGATTGGATTTGGGGCAATTATTTATGGGTTTAGTGCTGCTGGAGAAAAAGGTTTCCTTAATTCAACTGTATATGTGACGATTATCATCGGCATTATTGGTGTTGTATTTTTCTCTTTAAGACAGTTTAAGCTGAAAGAGCCTGTTATGAATTTACGGGTATTTAAATATCCAATGTACACGCACGCAGTATTTATGTTTGTAATTATAATTATGGCGATGTTTGCATCGGAAATCATTTTACCGATATTTATGCAAGGTCCATTAGCTTTAACTGCGGCAACAGCAGGTCTTGTTCTACTACCTGGGAGCTTACTAAATGGACTTATGTCTCCATTTATGGGGCAATTGTTCGATAAATTTGGCCCTCGTGTATTAATGATACCTGCAACACTAGTTTTAAGTGCTACAGTGTTTACGTTAAGTAGGTTAACAGCTGAAACGCCTATTTGGATTATCGTATTATGCTATATTTTATTAATGCTAAGTGTGTCTGCCATTATGATGCCAGCACAGACAAATGGTCTAAACCAACTGCCTAAGTCTTTATATCCGCATGGTACTGCGGTCATGACCACGTTGCAGCCTGTTGTAGGGGCGATAGGTGTTGCTGTGTTTATTAGTATTATGAACGCTAAACAAAATCACTTTTTAACAAAGGCGGCCAATCCAAGCGATCCAGCTACAATTAGTCAAGCGATGGTAGCGGGTGTAGAACTTGTTTATCTTATTGCTTTTGTCATAACGATATTAGCCATTATTTTGTCATTTACCGTTTACCGTGCGGTTCCAAAAGAAATGGTGGAACCAACATCAGACTCTAAATCTTAA
- a CDS encoding GNAT family N-acetyltransferase encodes MHNITFDHIEKIGHIIFEDEDCQHVHYPEMLSRYDSNFILFKTMPALTAFKKTEQMLRIFHQKHNQKHLKFIFPANEKLSSDIHMYLTEKNYDIGFLELYSIEPSQFATNVHRHVDVQLVTENNLQAFLKLQYEEDLKYGETFATEKQAFLKRRFHDPSKYQLLAYYDGIPVGSMELIEEEATVEIDNLFVLEAFQRKGIGSQLQQYVMQKFQHKIVILVADGEDTAREMYQKQNYVYRGFQYEVLQVEGD; translated from the coding sequence ATGCACAACATTACTTTTGACCATATAGAAAAAATTGGTCATATCATTTTTGAAGATGAAGATTGCCAGCATGTTCATTATCCAGAAATGCTAAGTCGGTATGATAGTAATTTTATTTTATTTAAAACGATGCCTGCATTAACAGCATTTAAGAAAACGGAACAGATGCTACGGATTTTCCATCAGAAACATAATCAGAAGCATTTAAAATTCATTTTTCCAGCTAATGAGAAGCTATCAAGCGATATTCATATGTATTTAACTGAAAAAAATTATGACATTGGGTTTCTTGAATTATATTCAATTGAGCCAAGCCAATTTGCAACGAACGTCCATCGACATGTTGATGTCCAGCTTGTGACAGAAAACAATTTACAAGCTTTTTTAAAGCTACAGTATGAAGAGGATTTAAAATATGGCGAAACTTTCGCTACAGAAAAACAAGCATTTCTAAAACGGCGTTTTCATGATCCTTCCAAATATCAGCTCTTAGCCTACTATGACGGCATCCCAGTTGGTTCTATGGAACTTATTGAGGAAGAAGCAACAGTTGAAATTGATAACTTATTTGTACTAGAAGCCTTTCAACGTAAAGGAATAGGTTCCCAACTTCAACAATATGTCATGCAAAAATTTCAACATAAAATCGTTATTTTAGTAGCAGATGGGGAAGATACCGCTAGAGAAATGTATCAAAAACAAAACTATGTATATCGAGGGTTTCAATATGAAGTGTTACAGGTCGAAGGAGATTAA
- a CDS encoding FecCD family ABC transporter permease: MGKIYYVIILLLIGAIFISAVYSVSIGQVSIPFKQTMSILLHAMSNGKFGSLDSVDSESFLNIILQVRMPRVIFALLIGIGLALCGTVMQAVVQNPLADPYILGISSGASLGATFAILVGFGSSALLSQFGVAFGAFAGAMITSMAVLILSSIGGKATSIKLVLSGVVIGALCSSFSSLIIFFANNAEGIKTVTFWSMGSLASASWDKTPILAIVIVLGALLFLFQYRVLNTMLLGDESAITLGINLSVYRKFYMILTSLITGTMVAYAGMIGFVGLIIPHITRGLFGADHKRLMLGTLLLGGLFMIWADVLSRTLIQNVELPIGIITSVIGSPLFIYMIVKKGYNFGG, translated from the coding sequence ATGGGCAAAATATATTATGTGATTATCCTACTTTTAATTGGTGCCATATTTATTTCTGCCGTTTATTCTGTATCAATTGGGCAAGTCAGTATCCCCTTCAAGCAAACAATGAGCATTCTATTGCATGCTATGTCCAATGGCAAATTTGGTTCGCTTGATAGTGTGGACAGTGAATCCTTTTTGAATATTATTTTACAGGTGAGGATGCCACGCGTGATTTTTGCCTTACTTATTGGCATAGGGCTTGCTTTATGTGGGACTGTTATGCAAGCAGTCGTACAAAATCCACTTGCTGATCCATACATACTTGGTATTTCATCAGGCGCATCATTAGGCGCAACATTTGCCATTTTAGTCGGGTTCGGAAGTAGTGCACTATTATCACAGTTTGGTGTAGCGTTCGGAGCATTTGCTGGCGCAATGATTACGTCAATGGCAGTGCTTATATTATCAAGTATTGGTGGGAAGGCAACGTCAATAAAACTCGTCTTATCAGGTGTTGTCATTGGAGCTTTGTGTAGCTCTTTCTCAAGCCTTATTATCTTTTTTGCAAATAATGCGGAAGGGATTAAGACAGTTACTTTTTGGTCAATGGGAAGTTTAGCCTCTGCAAGCTGGGATAAAACACCGATTTTAGCGATTGTAATTGTACTTGGAGCATTGTTGTTCCTTTTCCAATATCGAGTGCTCAATACAATGCTATTAGGTGATGAATCAGCTATAACGTTAGGTATCAATTTAAGCGTATATCGTAAATTTTATATGATTCTCACGTCGCTCATAACAGGCACAATGGTTGCCTATGCAGGCATGATAGGCTTCGTAGGATTAATTATTCCTCATATTACAAGAGGTCTATTTGGTGCAGATCATAAACGATTAATGCTAGGGACATTACTTTTAGGCGGACTTTTCATGATTTGGGCAGATGTTTTGTCGAGAACTTTAATACAAAATGTTGAATTACCTATTGGGATCATTACTTCTGTTATAGGATCACCATTATTTATCTATATGATTGTAAAAAAAGGTTACAACTTCGGAGGGTAG
- a CDS encoding ABC transporter ATP-binding protein, whose protein sequence is MELVAQEMEVRIGKKEIVKNISIQVKKQQFVGLIGPNGCGKSTLLKSIYKSLVPQKGMVFLDNLDVLKSSEKKISKHLGVVGQFNEMHFDLTVQQMVLLGRTPHKKMLESDTQQDFDIVEEALVRTNLLDYKNRSFLSLSGGEKQRVILARTIAQQPKFMILDEPTNHLDIRYQIEILSCVKGLNIGVLAALHDLEMAAQYCDYLYAVKDGEIYAHGTPEEVLIPDTIEALYQIKCQTFINPVTKGLGFAYGL, encoded by the coding sequence ATGGAATTAGTTGCACAGGAAATGGAAGTTAGGATCGGCAAAAAGGAAATCGTTAAAAATATATCTATTCAAGTTAAAAAGCAACAATTTGTGGGCTTAATCGGACCAAACGGATGCGGAAAATCGACTTTATTAAAAAGTATATATAAAAGCCTTGTTCCACAGAAGGGAATGGTGTTTTTAGATAATCTAGATGTTTTAAAAAGCTCAGAAAAAAAGATTTCAAAACACTTAGGTGTAGTTGGTCAGTTCAATGAGATGCATTTTGATTTAACGGTTCAGCAAATGGTGTTGTTAGGCAGAACACCACATAAAAAAATGCTTGAGTCTGACACACAACAGGATTTTGATATTGTAGAGGAAGCGTTGGTACGTACGAACTTACTAGATTACAAAAATCGTAGTTTTTTATCATTGTCTGGTGGTGAAAAGCAACGTGTCATTTTAGCAAGAACAATTGCACAGCAGCCAAAATTTATGATTTTAGATGAACCAACAAACCATTTAGATATTCGTTATCAAATTGAAATTTTATCTTGTGTAAAGGGGTTAAACATTGGTGTACTAGCAGCGCTGCATGATTTAGAGATGGCAGCACAGTACTGCGATTATCTTTATGCAGTAAAGGATGGGGAAATTTATGCACATGGTACACCAGAAGAAGTACTTATACCAGATACAATTGAAGCTTTATATCAAATAAAATGCCAAACATTCATTAATCCTGTAACAAAGGGATTAGGATTTGCATATGGTCTTTAG
- a CDS encoding ABC transporter substrate-binding protein produces MMKKLLVGISLVAICILTACGNTAKNTTEESKATEHYPLTVANYSKAEGGSTWEKKDQVFDKAPERIMANTRPAAELLLHLGLGDKIVGVGANFGAVDKAVENEYSKLNILSNEYVGKEVTLGTNPDLVFGRGGLFDNAEWGVGTVDSLNELGVKTYVLESSVTGGTYDSIYNDIKNIGEIFNVQDKAASFIKELKDRQQDISSKLASIKDEKTFAYLHTNDPKELFVYPAHDETFFNDAFKMVKLDNIFKDETGDVSIETLIAADPDVLIIPNWDGSDLTKVREEIYANPKLSSMKAIKNKQMYIVDYNYMFGYGYNTIDGMEALAKEMYPDLFK; encoded by the coding sequence ATGATGAAGAAACTATTAGTAGGCATCAGTTTAGTAGCGATATGTATATTAACAGCATGTGGTAACACAGCAAAAAATACAACGGAGGAATCAAAAGCAACAGAGCATTATCCGCTGACAGTTGCTAATTATTCCAAGGCAGAGGGTGGCTCTACTTGGGAAAAGAAAGATCAAGTATTTGATAAGGCACCTGAAAGAATAATGGCCAATACACGGCCAGCAGCAGAATTATTATTGCATTTAGGCTTAGGTGATAAAATCGTCGGTGTTGGTGCAAACTTTGGAGCGGTTGATAAAGCTGTAGAGAATGAGTATTCAAAGTTAAATATTTTAAGTAATGAGTACGTTGGAAAAGAAGTTACATTAGGTACGAATCCAGATTTAGTTTTTGGCAGAGGCGGTTTGTTTGATAATGCTGAATGGGGAGTAGGTACAGTTGATTCACTTAATGAATTAGGCGTGAAAACTTATGTATTAGAATCATCAGTGACAGGTGGTACGTATGATTCTATTTATAATGACATTAAAAATATCGGTGAAATCTTTAATGTTCAAGACAAAGCAGCGAGCTTTATAAAAGAGTTAAAAGATAGACAACAAGATATTTCTTCAAAATTAGCAAGCATTAAAGACGAAAAAACATTTGCTTATTTGCATACGAACGATCCAAAAGAGCTTTTTGTTTATCCCGCACATGATGAGACGTTTTTTAACGATGCATTTAAAATGGTGAAATTAGATAATATTTTTAAGGATGAGACAGGGGATGTTAGCATTGAAACGTTAATTGCTGCAGATCCAGATGTTTTAATTATTCCTAACTGGGATGGTTCAGATCTGACAAAAGTGAGGGAAGAGATTTATGCAAATCCGAAACTATCTAGTATGAAAGCCATTAAAAATAAGCAGATGTATATTGTTGATTACAATTATATGTTCGGATATGGTTACAACACGATAGATGGTATGGAAGCTTTAGCAAAAGAAATGTACCCTGATTTGTTTAAATAA